The following is a genomic window from bacterium.
TCATAGAGAAAATCAGCTTGATACTGTTGGTTGAAAAGAATTCCACCGACTTTTGCGGCTGCAATCATACAGTAATCAATATCATATTCGTAAAAAAACTGCTGAACAGCAGACTGATCTCGCAGATCGAGCTCTTCGCGATCGCGCAACAACAGATTCTGGTATCCTTTTTTCTTTAAGTTACGAACGAGGGCAGATCCCACAAGCCCTTTATGACCCGCAATAAATATCTTACTCTCTTTCTCCACTTCTACTCTCCCAATTCAGCTTGTCTTGTCCAAGAGTACAGTTCTTCAGTCAATTGCCGTCACCTGCGTGGGCTTCACGCCCATTGCTGGCTGATTCCAATCATCTCTTCTTTAGAAGCCAAAAAGACTTGTATGGATTCAAAGAATTATCAGGAAAAATCATCTGAAATCAGCTGATTACCGTCTAATCGCTTTTCATCTCAACTCAATCTCATAGAGAGCTTGCTTCAACTCGTCGCATCAATTCGGATACATGATTCTATGCTTGAGAAGGCCCCGTTATCCCTGCTACAAGATGAGATGATGGCATCAGACAGCAACAATGAGAGCGCACAGTGGGGAAAGCAGTCGTCCTCTCTGAGAGATAAAAAATTCTTAGCGGGCCCACGCTCACGAACACAAGAACTGTTCAGGGTTATTGGTATCGCTTTAGAACTCCTCCAGGGTTTTCGAACATTTCACTTCCTTGGACCTTGCGTGACGGTATTTGGATCGGCTCGTTTTACTGAGGAGCATCCCTTTTATCAGCAAGCAAGAGCACTCGCTTCAGAGCTTGCCTCCTTCGATCTGACTATAATGACTGGCGGTGGACCAGGAGTTATGGAGGCAGCGAATCGTGGAGCGAGAGAATTTGGGGGCGTCTCGATTGGATGTAATATCAAACTCCCAAAGGAACAGGAGCCGAATCCCTATCTCGATTATTGGGTTGAGTTCGAGCATTTCTTTGTGAGGAAGGTCATGCTTTTGAAATACTCTTGTGCCTTCGTTGCATTTCCGGGCGGATTTGGAACACTTGATGAAGTATTTGAGACTGCAACTCTCATTCAGACGAGGAAAATCACCAATTTTCCGCTGATTCTCTTTGGTTCTGATTATTGGAAACCACTTCAATCATTTATAGAGGATACTCTTCTTCAAAGTGGCGCAATAAGCCCAGAGGATACAAATATTCTTCACGTATCTGATTCGGTAACGGAGGTATCCAGCCTCATCCGTGAATGGGCCAGCCCGTCAATACAAGATTATGCCCGGCGGAAAACAATCCGAAGGTGGTGGTTATTTGAGCGATGAATGTATGGCTACCTCAATTGATATATTCGTAAGAGGAGTTTCTCTGTCTCGGCTTAAATCCAGCCTCCCGAATGGCTTGTTGTAACTCTTCTGGGCTCAATGCCCACTTACTCTGGGTTAATGCACCCGCACGAGAAACAACATTTTCCTCCATCATCGTACTGCCGAAGTCATCACATCCAAAGTGAAGTGCAATCTTGCCAATCTCAACTCCAAGTGTTGGCCAACTTGCAGCATGATGGGGGATATTATCAAGAAAAACTCTAGCGATAGCCACGTTCCTTAAATACTGCAACGAATCAGCTCCATACCGTTCTCGGTGTCGGCTCCTTCCCATAGAAGTATTTTCATTATGTTGCAGGGGCCAAGAGATAAATGCATTAAATCCCGCATGCCCACTCCGCTGTGACTGATCTTGCAACTGTCGTAATCGATGAAGATGCTCTATCCGTTGCTCAACAGACTCTCCGAAACCAATGACCATGGTTGCAGTAGTAGTGAG
Proteins encoded in this region:
- a CDS encoding TIGR00730 family Rossman fold protein yields the protein MASDSNNESAQWGKQSSSLRDKKFLAGPRSRTQELFRVIGIALELLQGFRTFHFLGPCVTVFGSARFTEEHPFYQQARALASELASFDLTIMTGGGPGVMEAANRGAREFGGVSIGCNIKLPKEQEPNPYLDYWVEFEHFFVRKVMLLKYSCAFVAFPGGFGTLDEVFETATLIQTRKITNFPLILFGSDYWKPLQSFIEDTLLQSGAISPEDTNILHVSDSVTEVSSLIREWASPSIQDYARRKTIRRWWLFER